A single Gemmatimonadota bacterium DNA region contains:
- a CDS encoding ZIP family metal transporter yields the protein MSVPALIAAIAAALANVLGAALVTGRRVWSPRDLDMMIAFSGGFMISVAVVDMIPDAITTHGVAAGWMVLIGYLAVHLTQHTLIPHFHFGEETHHVTRAVGISALIGLMLHMLMDGVAIASGFAAGSTVGSLVVAAIILHKLPEGSTVSSLLLAAGFNRRNALGAAALLGLATVVGALLTVSFAPLSEYGLALSGGVTVYVAASNLVPEFQHKHGWRFPVAFFGGCVAFGAGHALLAMV from the coding sequence GTGAGCGTACCCGCGCTGATTGCGGCGATCGCTGCCGCACTCGCGAACGTGTTGGGCGCTGCACTTGTAACTGGTCGACGCGTATGGAGCCCGCGCGATCTCGACATGATGATCGCGTTTTCCGGCGGGTTCATGATATCCGTTGCGGTCGTGGACATGATCCCGGACGCGATTACGACGCACGGTGTGGCCGCGGGCTGGATGGTACTAATCGGATATCTCGCCGTTCATCTGACGCAACACACACTCATACCGCACTTCCACTTTGGCGAGGAAACTCACCACGTCACGCGGGCGGTCGGCATCTCGGCGCTCATCGGCCTCATGCTGCACATGTTGATGGACGGGGTCGCGATCGCGAGTGGGTTCGCAGCTGGATCGACTGTCGGATCGCTCGTAGTTGCTGCGATCATCCTGCACAAGCTGCCCGAGGGATCGACGGTGTCGAGCCTGCTGCTGGCGGCCGGTTTCAATCGGCGCAATGCGCTTGGTGCCGCCGCGCTGCTCGGGCTCGCAACCGTGGTCGGTGCACTGCTGACGGTGAGCTTCGCGCCCCTGTCGGAATATGGCCTCGCGCTGTCCGGTGGTGTAACGGTGTACGTGGCCGCGTCGAATCTGGTCCCCGAGTTCCAGCACAAGCATGGCTGGCGCTTCCCGGTCGCATTCTTTGGTGGGTGCGTGGCGTTCGGCGCGGGACATGCTCTGCTGGCGATGGTCTGA
- a CDS encoding replication-associated recombination protein A — MPKPHRRKSEPSLFAPPSSAQPLAARMRPRSLDEFVGQEHLLAAGKALRTAIERGTIGSMIFWGPPGTGKTTLGRLIAQYTDSEFVPFSAVTEGVPRVREIVAEAEERLERGRATILFVDEIHRFNRAQQDAFLPHVEQGTITLIGATTENPSFEVNGALLSRMRVFVLESLTEGDLVAVIDRALHDAERGLGTRNISIADDARSVLARESDGDARRALTALEASATDVGDGGVITVDTVRDALQKRFALHDKSGEAHFNLLSALHKSLRGSDPNAALYWAARMIEGGEDPMTIFRRSIAMAAEDIGVADPQALQLAVAARNAYHVLGPPEGYLPLAEMLVYLATAPKSNSAYRALSAALEAARETPGEGPPMNIRNAPTKLMKELGYHAGYKYAHDSDDAYIPQEYLPEKLRGSVFYQPGPFGFERDIAKRLAWWDELKKKAQDGE; from the coding sequence ATGCCCAAGCCTCATCGCCGGAAATCCGAGCCGTCGCTGTTCGCGCCTCCGTCGTCCGCGCAACCGCTCGCGGCGCGCATGCGGCCGCGGAGTCTCGACGAATTCGTCGGACAGGAGCATCTGCTCGCTGCCGGCAAGGCGCTGCGTACGGCGATCGAGCGTGGCACCATCGGCTCGATGATCTTCTGGGGCCCGCCCGGAACCGGCAAGACGACGCTCGGCCGTCTCATCGCCCAGTACACGGATTCCGAGTTCGTCCCGTTCTCCGCGGTGACCGAAGGTGTGCCGCGAGTGCGTGAAATCGTTGCAGAGGCCGAGGAGCGCCTGGAGCGGGGACGCGCGACCATTCTGTTCGTGGACGAGATTCATCGTTTCAATCGCGCGCAGCAGGATGCGTTCCTGCCGCATGTGGAGCAGGGTACCATCACGTTGATAGGCGCGACGACCGAGAATCCGTCGTTCGAGGTGAACGGCGCTTTGCTGTCACGAATGCGCGTCTTCGTTCTGGAGTCGCTCACTGAAGGCGACCTCGTCGCGGTCATCGATCGCGCGCTTCACGACGCGGAGCGCGGACTCGGTACGCGAAACATTTCGATTGCGGACGACGCGCGCTCGGTGCTCGCGCGTGAGAGCGACGGCGATGCACGTCGCGCGCTCACCGCACTGGAGGCGTCCGCCACTGACGTGGGGGACGGAGGCGTAATCACGGTCGACACCGTGCGCGACGCGCTGCAGAAACGGTTCGCGCTGCACGACAAGAGCGGCGAGGCGCACTTCAATCTGTTGTCCGCGCTGCACAAGAGTCTTCGCGGAAGCGATCCCAACGCAGCGCTGTACTGGGCCGCACGAATGATCGAAGGCGGCGAGGACCCGATGACGATCTTCCGCCGCTCGATCGCGATGGCTGCGGAAGACATCGGCGTCGCGGATCCGCAGGCTCTGCAACTCGCGGTGGCCGCACGCAACGCGTACCATGTTTTGGGGCCCCCGGAGGGCTACCTTCCGTTGGCCGAGATGCTGGTCTATCTCGCAACCGCCCCCAAATCGAATTCGGCCTACCGCGCGCTCAGCGCAGCGCTGGAAGCCGCTCGCGAAACGCCCGGTGAAGGTCCGCCGATGAACATCCGCAACGCGCCGACAAAGCTCATGAAGGAGCTAGGTTATCACGCAGGCTACAAGTACGCGCACGACAGTGACGATGCGTACATCCCGCAGGAATACCTTCCGGAGAAATTGCGTGGATCAGTCTTCTATCAACCCGGCCCGTTCGGATTCGAGCGCGACATAGCGAAACGTCTCGCCTGGTGGGACGAGTTGAAGAAGAAGGCTCAGGACGGCGAGTAG
- the wecB gene encoding UDP-N-acetylglucosamine 2-epimerase (non-hydrolyzing): MKVLVVAGARPNFMKVAPILRALEAAGHESILVHTGQHYDAAMSDTFFTELGIKAPDFHLGVGTASHAVQTARIMEAFEPVLMKVHPQWVVVVGDVNSTMAATLVASKVRTETHAHIAHVEAGLRSHDWRMPEEINRVVTDRLADLLLTPSEDAAANLIAEGIPETHIRFVGNVMIDTLMLQLPVARATNTLERLGLRRRHYVAATLHRPSNVDEPTALAAVLEGLALVAESLPVVLPLHPRTVKNIERFHLGAKLTPLTVLEPLGYTQMLALTDGAQCVLTDSGGIQEETTALGVPCVTLREQTERPVTITHGTNHMAPWPLTPRGILGAYADSLAAVAQATPPRPAGWDGHAAERIVKALEEKRPTKHYSPS; this comes from the coding sequence ATGAAAGTTCTCGTAGTTGCGGGCGCCCGCCCCAACTTCATGAAGGTTGCCCCAATTCTGCGCGCACTCGAAGCGGCTGGCCACGAGTCGATCCTGGTCCACACGGGCCAGCACTACGACGCCGCGATGTCCGACACCTTCTTCACGGAGCTTGGGATAAAGGCGCCCGACTTCCATCTCGGCGTCGGCACGGCAAGTCACGCGGTGCAGACCGCCAGGATCATGGAGGCGTTCGAGCCGGTTCTGATGAAGGTACACCCGCAGTGGGTCGTCGTGGTGGGTGACGTGAACTCCACGATGGCGGCGACACTCGTCGCATCCAAGGTGCGCACCGAGACCCACGCGCACATCGCGCACGTCGAGGCCGGGTTGCGCAGCCACGACTGGCGCATGCCGGAAGAAATCAATCGCGTGGTGACGGACCGGCTTGCTGACTTGCTGCTCACGCCATCGGAAGATGCCGCGGCGAATCTCATCGCCGAAGGGATTCCTGAGACCCACATCCGCTTCGTCGGCAACGTGATGATCGACACGCTGATGTTGCAGCTTCCTGTCGCGCGTGCGACGAATACACTGGAGCGGCTCGGTCTTCGCCGCCGGCATTATGTCGCCGCGACGCTGCATCGTCCGTCCAACGTAGATGAGCCAACGGCGCTCGCGGCTGTGCTCGAGGGTCTTGCGCTCGTGGCGGAATCGCTGCCCGTGGTCCTGCCGCTGCATCCGCGCACGGTCAAGAACATCGAACGCTTCCATCTCGGTGCCAAGCTGACGCCGCTCACAGTGCTGGAGCCGCTTGGATACACTCAGATGCTCGCCCTGACCGATGGAGCTCAGTGCGTGCTCACCGATTCAGGAGGCATCCAGGAAGAAACGACCGCGCTCGGAGTTCCGTGCGTGACGTTGCGCGAACAGACCGAGCGGCCCGTCACGATCACGCACGGTACCAACCACATGGCACCGTGGCCGCTAACCCCACGCGGGATACTGGGTGCATACGCCGACTCACTTGCGGCAGTTGCACAGGCGACACCACCGCGCCCCGCGGGTTGGGACGGCCACGCAGCTGAGCGGATCGTCAAGGCGTTGGAAGAAAAACGCCCGACCAAGCACTACTCGCCGTCCTGA
- a CDS encoding LEA type 2 family protein yields MKKTFVISAIAALAGCATLGVGGFKQPIVNFNDLQVEGVGTKGGTVDVVLSVYNPNGYRLDATQLTYKLLVDTSAVGDGVYNTKFTVQSGDSAIVRLPVHLSYAGLAAAAKQLQENGSVNYRVMGDVTVATPVGNFTKPYDRTGRFSTLSGIKH; encoded by the coding sequence ATGAAGAAAACATTTGTGATATCGGCTATAGCGGCGCTTGCCGGATGCGCCACGCTGGGAGTTGGCGGGTTCAAGCAACCCATCGTCAACTTCAACGACCTACAGGTAGAAGGTGTCGGCACCAAGGGAGGAACGGTTGACGTGGTGCTCAGCGTCTACAACCCCAACGGGTACCGGCTGGACGCCACTCAGCTCACCTACAAGCTGCTTGTCGATACGAGTGCCGTGGGCGACGGGGTTTACAACACCAAGTTCACGGTTCAGAGCGGCGATTCCGCGATCGTTCGGCTCCCCGTCCATCTCAGCTACGCCGGCCTGGCTGCCGCAGCGAAGCAGTTGCAGGAGAACGGATCTGTCAACTATCGAGTGATGGGCGACGTGACTGTCGCAACGCCAGTCGGTAACTTCACGAAGCCCTACGACCGGACGGGCCGGTTCTCAACCTTGTCGGGGATAAAGCACTAG
- the hflX gene encoding GTPase HflX, translating to MPKELIDLIAPVERALLIGAPRKGRSAKHRTAEHLEELARLADTAGAEVVGEVVQQIDRPNPATYLGKGKVEELTQTIADKDATLLLFDDELSPSQGKNIEDITGKRVMDRAELILDIFATRARSAEAKMQVELAQLQYMLPRLTRMWAHLEKFRGGIGVRGPGETQLETDRRLINHRIKVLTQRLTEVQKSREVQRGSRRGEFQASLVGYTNAGKSSILRALASDNSIFVENRLFATLDPLTREVELADGEEILLTDTVGFVRKLPHQLVASFRATLEEVLEADVLLHVIDISDPLWEEHRAVVVEVLSELGANHKPLINVFNKSDLLPPLVLEALRERIANLIPDAVFASAATEGGLDALKRALLRRLRAERRVVELRVPLSDGRLLAELHRNGDVLAQRTDGDEMIVSVRLTPEALGRLGDRAVAV from the coding sequence TTGCCAAAAGAACTGATTGATCTGATCGCCCCGGTCGAGCGTGCGCTCCTGATAGGAGCGCCGCGCAAGGGGCGCAGCGCCAAACACCGGACTGCCGAGCACCTCGAGGAACTGGCGCGTCTCGCGGATACCGCAGGCGCCGAAGTCGTTGGCGAAGTCGTGCAGCAGATCGATCGCCCGAATCCCGCGACATACCTGGGCAAGGGAAAGGTCGAGGAGTTGACGCAGACGATCGCGGACAAGGACGCGACGCTGCTCCTGTTCGACGACGAGCTGAGTCCGTCGCAGGGAAAGAACATCGAGGATATCACGGGCAAACGCGTGATGGACCGCGCCGAGCTGATCCTGGACATTTTCGCGACGCGCGCGCGCAGCGCCGAGGCAAAGATGCAGGTGGAGCTGGCGCAGCTACAGTACATGTTGCCGCGGCTCACACGCATGTGGGCCCACCTCGAGAAATTCCGGGGCGGCATCGGTGTCCGCGGTCCTGGTGAAACGCAGCTGGAGACAGACCGTCGGCTCATCAACCATCGCATCAAGGTCCTTACCCAACGGTTGACGGAAGTTCAGAAGTCGCGCGAGGTGCAGCGTGGCTCGCGCCGAGGCGAATTCCAGGCGAGTCTCGTTGGCTATACCAACGCCGGCAAGTCGTCGATCCTGCGCGCGCTCGCGAGCGACAACAGCATCTTTGTCGAGAACCGGTTGTTCGCGACGCTCGATCCGCTGACTCGTGAGGTCGAGCTTGCTGACGGCGAGGAGATATTGCTTACCGACACGGTCGGATTCGTGCGCAAGCTGCCGCACCAACTGGTCGCGAGCTTTCGTGCGACGCTCGAAGAGGTACTCGAGGCGGACGTGCTGCTGCACGTGATCGACATTTCCGATCCGTTGTGGGAAGAGCACCGCGCCGTGGTCGTCGAGGTGTTGTCCGAGCTTGGCGCGAATCACAAGCCGCTGATCAACGTCTTCAACAAGTCCGACCTGCTTCCACCACTCGTTCTCGAGGCCCTGCGCGAGCGCATTGCCAACCTCATTCCGGACGCGGTATTCGCGAGTGCAGCAACCGAGGGCGGTCTGGATGCGCTCAAGCGTGCTCTGCTGCGACGCCTCCGCGCCGAGCGGCGAGTCGTCGAGCTGCGAGTGCCGTTATCCGATGGCCGCCTGCTCGCCGAGCTGCACCGCAATGGCGACGTGCTGGCGCAGCGGACCGACGGTGATGAGATGATCGTCTCCGTCCGGCTCACACCGGAAGCCCTGGGGCGACTGGGCGATCGCGCCGTCGCAGTGTGA
- a CDS encoding M28 family peptidase, with product MTRGRYSLSLIAAAAALSFGTRQLDAQQSPATPAEAAWWHHITVIAADSMHGRRTGTADYVKAAHYVADQFASMGLEPGGTDGFFQTVHLSEARIVSEGSSIVLQTASSTDTLPLNVQLKPSTVSEAAGPMVFVGYGLNLPGAHDDLAGVDLHGKVAVYLNRMPPGLGATMFAHGRASRWRELQRLGAVAGVAIADAPPAGRARPARPAGRPVTGLAEDPAEHGILVNVAADDAERIFAGSGHTYAEMVALADANRPLPTIQLRPSFHARLQIERTPVDAPNVVGILRGSDPKLRDQYLVVSAHLDHLGIGRPVNGDSIYNGAIDNASGIATLLETARGFHDGKMRGRRSVIFLAVTGEEEGELGSAYFALHPTVPQDQLVADLNTDMYFPIIPFTGLFSYGWDESDLGNDIMPVLKAHGIANLEDPEPEQVRFIRSDQYSFIQRGIPSLAFKVGYTTGSPEMKVVTDWVANRYHKPSDDLAQPVDFKTAVSFDSLYFDIVRAVADRETRPEWYKQSVFASIPRAGP from the coding sequence ATGACACGGGGACGTTATTCTCTCTCGCTGATCGCAGCCGCGGCGGCGCTGTCGTTCGGTACTCGACAGCTCGACGCACAGCAGAGTCCAGCCACGCCGGCAGAAGCGGCATGGTGGCACCACATAACCGTGATCGCCGCCGACAGCATGCATGGGCGTCGGACCGGAACCGCCGACTATGTGAAGGCCGCGCACTACGTCGCGGATCAGTTTGCGTCGATGGGTCTGGAGCCCGGCGGCACGGACGGATTCTTTCAGACGGTACATCTCTCGGAAGCCCGCATCGTGTCGGAAGGTTCGAGCATCGTGCTGCAAACCGCGAGCAGCACCGACACGCTCCCTCTGAACGTTCAGCTCAAGCCATCGACAGTGTCGGAAGCTGCCGGACCGATGGTCTTCGTGGGTTATGGACTCAATCTGCCCGGCGCACACGACGATCTCGCCGGCGTCGATCTGCACGGCAAGGTCGCCGTATATCTCAACAGGATGCCTCCGGGCCTGGGCGCAACGATGTTCGCGCACGGCCGCGCCTCGCGATGGAGAGAGCTGCAGCGCCTCGGCGCAGTCGCTGGAGTCGCAATCGCGGATGCGCCGCCAGCCGGCCGCGCTCGCCCGGCGCGTCCCGCTGGCCGCCCGGTGACCGGGCTCGCCGAAGATCCGGCGGAACATGGTATTCTGGTGAACGTAGCGGCGGATGACGCCGAGCGAATATTCGCCGGGTCAGGTCACACGTATGCCGAGATGGTCGCGCTCGCCGACGCGAACAGGCCGCTTCCGACGATTCAGCTTCGACCGAGCTTCCACGCCAGACTGCAGATCGAGCGGACTCCCGTCGACGCGCCCAACGTCGTCGGAATCCTGCGAGGGAGCGATCCCAAGCTGCGCGACCAGTATCTGGTGGTCAGCGCGCACCTGGATCACCTGGGAATCGGCCGGCCTGTGAATGGCGACAGCATCTACAACGGCGCGATAGACAACGCGTCAGGCATTGCGACTCTGCTCGAGACCGCGCGAGGATTTCACGACGGGAAGATGCGCGGGCGCCGCTCGGTCATCTTCCTCGCTGTAACCGGCGAGGAAGAAGGCGAGCTCGGCTCCGCGTATTTCGCTCTGCATCCGACAGTGCCTCAGGACCAACTCGTTGCAGATCTGAATACGGACATGTACTTCCCGATCATTCCGTTCACCGGACTCTTCTCGTACGGCTGGGATGAATCCGACCTCGGCAATGACATCATGCCGGTATTGAAGGCACACGGCATTGCCAACCTGGAAGATCCCGAGCCGGAACAGGTTCGATTCATTAGAAGCGACCAGTACAGCTTCATCCAGCGCGGAATTCCATCGCTGGCATTCAAGGTGGGCTACACCACGGGCTCGCCCGAGATGAAAGTCGTGACGGATTGGGTGGCCAATCGCTATCACAAGCCGTCCGACGATCTCGCGCAACCAGTCGATTTTAAAACTGCCGTTTCGTTCGACTCGCTTTACTTCGACATCGTGCGCGCGGTAGCGGATCGCGAGACGCGGCCCGAGTGGTACAAGCAGAGCGTGTTCGCCTCGATTCCACGGGCAGGACCGTAG
- a CDS encoding matrixin family metalloprotease has protein sequence MGVARALALIAGFQTALISCAGSAISPRDAVVVAVSSQSGGRVALRTDSVACGSGAAASDSAALRAVLHAVARNERRQFAPRWREDPGQAVTVRIDAPTSLAGWNPAFRTEVAAALQAWAIAGSPVRFALVDGNADANVRIHWIDRFDAHYEGWTTVSWDDRGRLISGDVTLALHSPQGQLLTPDERAQVAMHEVGHVLGLSHSSSPGSIMSPTVRVKTIGAVDIEALQSLYTTPDGSSVGQNMAQGGASPDRCPEPKP, from the coding sequence ATGGGTGTAGCACGAGCTCTTGCCTTGATTGCGGGATTCCAGACAGCGCTGATCAGCTGTGCTGGAAGTGCAATCTCACCGCGCGATGCAGTGGTCGTCGCCGTCTCGAGCCAGTCGGGCGGGCGCGTCGCGCTGCGTACCGACTCCGTGGCTTGCGGCTCGGGCGCGGCAGCTTCCGATAGCGCCGCACTGCGCGCTGTCCTGCATGCGGTCGCGAGAAATGAGCGACGGCAATTCGCTCCGCGCTGGCGTGAAGACCCGGGCCAGGCGGTAACCGTCAGAATCGATGCGCCGACGTCGCTGGCAGGATGGAATCCCGCCTTTCGAACCGAAGTTGCCGCAGCACTTCAGGCCTGGGCGATCGCAGGCTCGCCGGTCAGGTTCGCGCTCGTCGATGGGAATGCCGACGCCAACGTGCGCATTCACTGGATCGACAGGTTCGACGCGCACTACGAGGGCTGGACCACGGTCTCGTGGGATGACCGGGGCCGGCTCATCAGTGGCGACGTAACCCTGGCCCTTCACAGTCCGCAAGGACAGCTGCTGACGCCCGACGAGCGCGCTCAGGTTGCAATGCACGAGGTCGGGCACGTCCTTGGACTCAGCCACAGCAGCAGCCCAGGCTCGATAATGTCTCCGACGGTCCGCGTGAAGACCATCGGAGCTGTGGACATCGAGGCGCTTCAGTCGCTGTACACAACGCCCGACGGGTCGTCGGTTGGGCAGAACATGGCGCAGGGCGGCGCTTCGCCCGACCGGTGTCCG